Proteins encoded in a region of the Zea mays cultivar B73 chromosome 4, Zm-B73-REFERENCE-NAM-5.0, whole genome shotgun sequence genome:
- the LOC100279153 gene encoding C2 domain-containing protein At1g53590 isoform X1 — protein sequence MDITEVTVVHHAALVLAALWVAAASGWTHPALFLVGLLYIFAVNQRYTMRLWRRIQYEERKCANQRKLLSDAETVRWLNYAVEKIWPVCMERVASQQFLLPIFPWFLEKFKPWTARKAVIQSLYLGRNPPMFTDIRVVNQSTDDDHLVLEIGMNFLSADDMDARMAVQLRKRLGFGITTNMHITGMHVEGKVLVGVRFLRQWPFIGRVRVCFVEPPYFQMTVKPLFGHGLDVTELPGISGWLDRMLDVAFGQTLVEPNMLVIDLEKFASESTDNWFSVDEKPPIAYARVEILEGADMKPSDPNGLADPYVKGQLGPYRFRTKIHKKTLDPKWLEEFKIPITSWEALNLLHLQVRDKDPIFDDALGDCSISINKLRGGIRHDIWIALKNIKTGRIHVAVTVLEEENEKVSNDEEEQCGIHKVDKASTPRSSFSSRTNHESECSDEFRKMSDEFEPVDIEGSEKPDVWVHRPGSYVTSTWEPRKGRARCQDSRIHRENDSCSDSPRSSVSGSHRSDSSTEEPTSSKSHRHLQKVKKGLGKLAGAVLHRSPKENDDEASPCVTPHQNIRPVGESRVSVTYVVDQDPAGVDGSGSRRDDHQQSPEREELDSPSKRHLRKKAVHMVKHAGKTAHNLKSMFSKKGLDKSKEEHRSDEECDEEGDVVAARRV from the exons ATGGATATCACGGAGGTAACGGTGGTGCACCACGCAGCGCTCGTGCTGGCGGCGCTCTGGGTCGCCGCGGCATCCGGCTGGACGCACCCGGCGCTCTTCCTCGTCGGGCTCCTGTACATATTTGCG GTGAATCAACGATACACAATGAGGCTGTGGAGGCGGATACAGTATGAGGAAAGGAAATGTGCCAATCAGAGAAAG CTTCTCTCTGATGCAGAGACTGTCAGGTGGCTTAATTACGCTGTGGAAAAGATTTGGCCAGTTTGCATGGAGAGGGTTGCATCCCAGCAGTTCCTTTTACCCATATTCCCGTGGTTCCTAGAGAAGTTCAAACCATGGACAGCA AGGAAAGCAGTAATCCAAAGCCTTTACTTGGGTAGGAACCCACCGATGTTTACAGATATTAGGGTAGTTAACCAATCAACCGATGATGACCACTTG GTTCTAGAGATAGGGATGAATTTTCTTTCAGCTGACGATATGGATGCAAGAATGGCTGTGCAACTAAGGAAGAGATTAGGATTTGGCATTACAACAAACATGCATATAACTGGGATGCATGTTGAAGGAAAG GTTCTGGTAGGGGTGAGATTTCTGCGGCAGTGGCCATTTATTGGGCGTGTAAGAGTATGCTTTGTTGAGCCTCCATACTTCCAAATGACAGTGAAACCGCTGTTTGGTCATGGACTTGATGTAACTGAACTCCCAGGAATTTCTGGATGGCTT GACAGGATGCTGGATGTTGCCTTCGGACAGACACTTGTGGAG CCCAACATGCTAGTTATTGATCTGGAAAAGTTTGCCTCTGAATCAACAG ATAACTGGTTTAGTGTTGATGAGAAGCCACCTATCGCATATGCTCGAGTGGAGATCCTGGAAGGTGCTGATATGAAGCCATCTGATCCTAATG GACTAGCTGATCCATATGTGAAAGGACAACTTGGAccctaccgttttcgcacaaagaTCCATAAGAAAACTCTTGATCCAAAATGGCTCGAGGAGTTTAAAATACCAATAACTTCATGGGAAGCACTCAATCTTCTTCATCTTCAAGTCCGAGATAAGGATCCCATTTTTGATGACGCTCTTGG CGATTGTTCCATAAGCATCAACAAGTTAAGAGGTGGAATAAGGCATGATATATGGATTGCACTGAAGAACATAAAGACAGGGAGGATTCACGTTGCTGTAACTGtacttgaagaagaaaatgaaaag GTTTCTAATGATGAAGAGGAACAGTGTGGAATACACAAGGTTGACAAGGCTAGCACACCGAGGTCAAGTTTCTCCTCCAGGACCAACCATGAAAGTGAATGTTCTGATGAAttccggaagatgtctgatgaattTGAGCCAGTTGACATAGAAGGATCGGAAAAGCCCGATGTTTGGGTGCATCGCCCTGGCAGTTATGTCACCAGTACATGGGAACCTCGGAAAGGCCGTGCCCGGTGCCAGGATTCCAGAATTCACCGGGAGAATGATTCTTGTAGTGATAGTCCAAGGTCATCAGTGTCAGGATCTCATAGAAGTGACTCCAGCACTGAAGAACCCACGAGCAGTAAATCGCATCGCCACCTTCAAAAGGTCAAGAAGGGTTTGGGCAAGCTAGCTGGAGCAGTGCTCCACCGGAGCCCAAAGGAGAATGATGACGAAGCTTCCCCATGTGTAACTCCTCACCAAAACATTCGACCGGTCGGGGAAAGCAGGGTTTCAGTAACATATGTGGTCGATCAAGATCCAGCAGGGGTTGACGGATCGGGGTCGAGACGAGATGACCACCAGCAAAGCCCTGAGAGAGAGGAGCTGGACAGCCCGAGTAAAAGGCATCTGAGGAAGAAGGCGGTGCACATGGTGAAACATGCTGGGAAAACCGCTCATAACCTAAAGAGCATGTTCAGCAAGAAGGGCCTTGACAAGAGCAAAGAAGAACACCGCAGTGATGAGGAATGCGACGAGGAAGGCGACGTTGTTGCTGCTAGAAGAGTGTAG
- the LOC100279153 gene encoding C2 domain-containing protein At1g53590 isoform X2 — MRLWRRIQYEERKCANQRKLLSDAETVRWLNYAVEKIWPVCMERVASQQFLLPIFPWFLEKFKPWTARKAVIQSLYLGRNPPMFTDIRVVNQSTDDDHLVLEIGMNFLSADDMDARMAVQLRKRLGFGITTNMHITGMHVEGKVLVGVRFLRQWPFIGRVRVCFVEPPYFQMTVKPLFGHGLDVTELPGISGWLDRMLDVAFGQTLVEPNMLVIDLEKFASESTDNWFSVDEKPPIAYARVEILEGADMKPSDPNGLADPYVKGQLGPYRFRTKIHKKTLDPKWLEEFKIPITSWEALNLLHLQVRDKDPIFDDALGDCSISINKLRGGIRHDIWIALKNIKTGRIHVAVTVLEEENEKVSNDEEEQCGIHKVDKASTPRSSFSSRTNHESECSDEFRKMSDEFEPVDIEGSEKPDVWVHRPGSYVTSTWEPRKGRARCQDSRIHRENDSCSDSPRSSVSGSHRSDSSTEEPTSSKSHRHLQKVKKGLGKLAGAVLHRSPKENDDEASPCVTPHQNIRPVGESRVSVTYVVDQDPAGVDGSGSRRDDHQQSPEREELDSPSKRHLRKKAVHMVKHAGKTAHNLKSMFSKKGLDKSKEEHRSDEECDEEGDVVAARRV, encoded by the exons ATGAGGCTGTGGAGGCGGATACAGTATGAGGAAAGGAAATGTGCCAATCAGAGAAAG CTTCTCTCTGATGCAGAGACTGTCAGGTGGCTTAATTACGCTGTGGAAAAGATTTGGCCAGTTTGCATGGAGAGGGTTGCATCCCAGCAGTTCCTTTTACCCATATTCCCGTGGTTCCTAGAGAAGTTCAAACCATGGACAGCA AGGAAAGCAGTAATCCAAAGCCTTTACTTGGGTAGGAACCCACCGATGTTTACAGATATTAGGGTAGTTAACCAATCAACCGATGATGACCACTTG GTTCTAGAGATAGGGATGAATTTTCTTTCAGCTGACGATATGGATGCAAGAATGGCTGTGCAACTAAGGAAGAGATTAGGATTTGGCATTACAACAAACATGCATATAACTGGGATGCATGTTGAAGGAAAG GTTCTGGTAGGGGTGAGATTTCTGCGGCAGTGGCCATTTATTGGGCGTGTAAGAGTATGCTTTGTTGAGCCTCCATACTTCCAAATGACAGTGAAACCGCTGTTTGGTCATGGACTTGATGTAACTGAACTCCCAGGAATTTCTGGATGGCTT GACAGGATGCTGGATGTTGCCTTCGGACAGACACTTGTGGAG CCCAACATGCTAGTTATTGATCTGGAAAAGTTTGCCTCTGAATCAACAG ATAACTGGTTTAGTGTTGATGAGAAGCCACCTATCGCATATGCTCGAGTGGAGATCCTGGAAGGTGCTGATATGAAGCCATCTGATCCTAATG GACTAGCTGATCCATATGTGAAAGGACAACTTGGAccctaccgttttcgcacaaagaTCCATAAGAAAACTCTTGATCCAAAATGGCTCGAGGAGTTTAAAATACCAATAACTTCATGGGAAGCACTCAATCTTCTTCATCTTCAAGTCCGAGATAAGGATCCCATTTTTGATGACGCTCTTGG CGATTGTTCCATAAGCATCAACAAGTTAAGAGGTGGAATAAGGCATGATATATGGATTGCACTGAAGAACATAAAGACAGGGAGGATTCACGTTGCTGTAACTGtacttgaagaagaaaatgaaaag GTTTCTAATGATGAAGAGGAACAGTGTGGAATACACAAGGTTGACAAGGCTAGCACACCGAGGTCAAGTTTCTCCTCCAGGACCAACCATGAAAGTGAATGTTCTGATGAAttccggaagatgtctgatgaattTGAGCCAGTTGACATAGAAGGATCGGAAAAGCCCGATGTTTGGGTGCATCGCCCTGGCAGTTATGTCACCAGTACATGGGAACCTCGGAAAGGCCGTGCCCGGTGCCAGGATTCCAGAATTCACCGGGAGAATGATTCTTGTAGTGATAGTCCAAGGTCATCAGTGTCAGGATCTCATAGAAGTGACTCCAGCACTGAAGAACCCACGAGCAGTAAATCGCATCGCCACCTTCAAAAGGTCAAGAAGGGTTTGGGCAAGCTAGCTGGAGCAGTGCTCCACCGGAGCCCAAAGGAGAATGATGACGAAGCTTCCCCATGTGTAACTCCTCACCAAAACATTCGACCGGTCGGGGAAAGCAGGGTTTCAGTAACATATGTGGTCGATCAAGATCCAGCAGGGGTTGACGGATCGGGGTCGAGACGAGATGACCACCAGCAAAGCCCTGAGAGAGAGGAGCTGGACAGCCCGAGTAAAAGGCATCTGAGGAAGAAGGCGGTGCACATGGTGAAACATGCTGGGAAAACCGCTCATAACCTAAAGAGCATGTTCAGCAAGAAGGGCCTTGACAAGAGCAAAGAAGAACACCGCAGTGATGAGGAATGCGACGAGGAAGGCGACGTTGTTGCTGCTAGAAGAGTGTAG